In Mangrovivirga cuniculi, the following proteins share a genomic window:
- a CDS encoding ligand-binding sensor domain-containing protein, with amino-acid sequence MNFKLLPQIFFALILSIIPLRSQDNNGSDLPSYFSLLNYQADIWNSDNGLPNNSIRDIIQDENGFLWFATYNGLCKFDGYDIELFNFSTHASIKSSGFLSLYYSNTDSSLWIGTNGQGLLKYENDTFQSFIPEDVSNGVITSISDFGKEFMLGTREGVLFFNKTTGEYRNVDHPEIAKVTVTDTYVLGNNVFITTLANGVFHFDQSMNLLNNYLPSIEWNAVYGISNGSVMFGGTDGLYTLRDESLSKYNQNDLPGNEVTYIFEDVGGKIFIGTDAGVAILDGSSGYYVGENIGLKTGVIEVIIEDFEGNYWFGTNDQGLIRFKRGNFINITKYQGYLQIVYML; translated from the coding sequence ATGAATTTTAAGCTGCTCCCGCAGATATTTTTTGCTCTGATTCTTTCAATAATTCCATTAAGGTCCCAGGATAATAATGGAAGTGATCTACCATCATATTTCTCATTATTGAATTACCAGGCAGATATTTGGAATTCAGATAACGGATTGCCAAACAATTCTATCAGGGATATTATCCAGGATGAAAATGGGTTCCTTTGGTTTGCGACATATAATGGACTTTGTAAATTCGATGGTTATGATATTGAACTATTTAATTTTTCTACTCATGCATCAATAAAATCATCAGGTTTTTTGTCTCTTTATTATTCTAATACAGATAGTAGTCTTTGGATAGGGACCAATGGCCAGGGGCTTTTGAAATATGAAAATGATACTTTTCAGTCTTTCATACCAGAAGATGTTTCAAATGGAGTTATCACTTCAATTTCTGATTTTGGTAAAGAATTTATGTTAGGAACAAGAGAGGGAGTCTTATTCTTTAACAAAACAACAGGTGAATATCGTAATGTTGATCACCCGGAAATAGCAAAGGTTACCGTTACAGATACTTATGTATTGGGAAATAATGTTTTTATTACCACCCTGGCAAATGGGGTTTTTCATTTTGACCAATCGATGAATTTATTGAATAATTATTTACCATCGATAGAATGGAATGCAGTTTATGGCATTTCAAATGGATCAGTTATGTTTGGAGGTACTGACGGATTATATACTTTAAGGGATGAGTCCTTGTCAAAGTATAATCAAAATGATCTTCCAGGGAATGAGGTTACCTATATTTTCGAAGACGTTGGCGGTAAAATATTTATTGGTACTGATGCCGGAGTGGCAATTTTAGATGGTAGCTCAGGGTATTATGTGGGGGAGAATATCGGACTCAAAACAGGAGTTATCGAAGTTATTATCGAGGATTTTGAAGGGAATTACTGGTTTGGTACCAATGATCAGGGATTAATAAGATTTAAACGAGGTAATTTCATTAACATAACCAAATACCAGGGTTACCTTCAAATAGTGTACATGCTATAA
- a CDS encoding RNA methyltransferase: MLSKNAVKRIKQLQLKKYRKKTQRFLVEGAKNINELLHSTVKIEKLYLTSSFFNTINTSDIQDVSSVLEIVKENELESISFYQTNNAGLAIAEIPENQVDIKNDTWTLLLDDIRDPGNLGTIIRIADWYGIKNVVCSQESADFYNPKVISATMGSFTRVNVVYSNIADVLNNNPNIPSYGALLGGENIHSLADLPKAGFLIIGNESHGISSQVESLCKNKISIPGFGMTESLNAAVATGILCDNIFRLKKK; the protein is encoded by the coding sequence ATGCTATCTAAAAATGCTGTTAAACGAATAAAACAATTGCAATTAAAAAAATACAGGAAGAAAACTCAAAGGTTTTTAGTCGAAGGTGCTAAAAATATTAATGAGTTACTTCATTCCACTGTAAAGATAGAAAAACTGTACCTTACATCTTCGTTTTTTAATACAATTAACACCTCAGACATACAAGATGTAAGTAGTGTACTTGAAATAGTTAAAGAGAACGAACTTGAATCTATTTCATTTTATCAAACAAATAATGCCGGGCTTGCAATTGCGGAGATTCCAGAAAATCAGGTGGATATCAAAAATGATACATGGACTCTACTATTAGATGATATAAGAGACCCCGGGAACCTTGGGACTATTATCCGCATTGCAGATTGGTACGGCATTAAAAATGTGGTATGCTCACAGGAATCAGCGGATTTTTATAATCCCAAAGTGATCAGTGCGACAATGGGATCTTTTACCCGGGTTAATGTTGTATATAGCAATATAGCTGATGTATTAAATAATAACCCAAATATTCCCTCATATGGCGCCTTGCTTGGTGGTGAAAATATTCACTCCTTAGCAGACCTACCCAAAGCAGGGTTTTTAATTATTGGAAATGAAAGTCATGGAATATCTTCTCAGGTGGAATCTTTGTGCAAGAATAAAATATCTATTCCCGGATTTGGTATGACCGAATCTTTAAATGCTGCTGTTGCCACAGGAATTCTTTGCGATAATATCTTTCGATTAAAAAAGAAATAA
- a CDS encoding POTRA domain-containing protein yields MNKYNLIILPLITLLLSGCLGTRYLEDNEKLLVKNKIKGEVNIPNSDIEPVIIQKPNKKLPIIPFAIYVWFYETGERYYDVDETLEEKQEVIEKYNSRIEAAEKEKKKNKLQRKRRKKVSKIDKKLEEGNLLMRWGEPLAVYDSSLSETSAAAIEQLLKNKGYFNAKVDYNIDTASNNEKVTVTYELNPQARYLIRDVSYDIQDSTLKETLSKAEDIKNIKTGIAYDQAILINKRNELDAYLKNHGYFNFNREYIRATVKKYDSLNVVDININVLNPENKSSHSLYKIDSVTMVTDSDVKTQEEQRQKIYYRGISYKYFEKTYSSKVLTSRIFVKPGQLYSRENIFDTQRQLGTLDMFRTINITYDTLGGNIDVFISVTPLKKFQMANEFGLGINISQGVPGPFYNLTLKNRNTFGGLEILQLNARVGFERVATENEANNEFYNNNEYGANLSLTFPQFILPLGEARKTNMGKLNPTTKILTGYNYVSTPEYQRENINSYISYQWFKNQKNYYNLTPLEVYLIDSEIKDSLFQARLRELELQGNSLIRSFDPSFVSATYFTFTKNINQYGQGSDNNSAYFRLLLEHGGIIPEFNSSLTFFKYDKVSVDFRRLIVFDERTQLAYKIKGGIAVPYGSGSDNLAPLPYEKYFFTGGVIL; encoded by the coding sequence TTGAATAAGTATAATCTAATAATATTGCCCCTTATTACCCTTCTGTTATCAGGCTGTCTAGGCACTCGTTATTTAGAGGATAATGAAAAGCTATTAGTTAAAAATAAGATCAAAGGTGAGGTAAATATACCAAATAGTGACATTGAACCGGTAATTATTCAAAAACCAAATAAAAAATTACCTATAATTCCATTTGCCATTTACGTATGGTTTTATGAAACCGGTGAAAGATATTATGATGTAGATGAGACCCTTGAAGAAAAGCAAGAAGTGATCGAAAAATACAATAGTAGAATTGAAGCTGCTGAAAAAGAGAAGAAAAAGAACAAACTACAAAGAAAAAGACGTAAAAAAGTATCTAAGATAGATAAGAAGCTGGAGGAAGGTAACTTATTAATGCGTTGGGGAGAGCCCTTAGCAGTTTATGATAGTTCTCTTTCGGAAACTTCAGCCGCCGCAATTGAGCAGCTTCTAAAAAATAAAGGATATTTCAATGCAAAAGTAGATTATAACATAGATACGGCCAGCAACAATGAAAAAGTTACAGTTACTTATGAGCTTAATCCACAAGCCAGGTACCTGATTAGAGATGTATCCTACGACATTCAGGATTCAACATTAAAAGAAACTTTATCAAAAGCTGAAGACATAAAAAATATCAAGACTGGCATAGCTTATGACCAGGCAATTCTCATAAACAAGCGAAATGAACTTGATGCTTATCTTAAAAACCATGGTTACTTTAATTTTAACAGGGAATATATCAGGGCAACCGTAAAAAAATATGACTCTTTGAATGTAGTAGATATTAACATCAACGTTCTGAACCCGGAAAACAAAAGTTCCCACAGCCTTTATAAAATAGATTCGGTAACTATGGTTACTGATTCAGATGTAAAAACTCAGGAAGAGCAACGACAAAAGATATATTACAGGGGAATCAGTTATAAGTATTTTGAAAAGACATATTCTTCCAAAGTTTTAACAAGTCGTATTTTTGTAAAACCCGGACAATTATATAGCAGAGAAAATATTTTTGATACTCAGAGACAGTTAGGAACACTTGATATGTTCAGGACTATTAACATAACCTATGACACTCTAGGTGGAAATATTGATGTATTTATATCAGTTACCCCGTTGAAAAAATTTCAGATGGCGAATGAGTTTGGTTTGGGCATTAATATAAGCCAGGGTGTTCCGGGACCTTTTTATAATCTAACTTTAAAAAACAGGAATACATTTGGAGGACTTGAGATACTGCAATTAAATGCAAGGGTTGGTTTTGAGAGAGTGGCTACTGAAAATGAGGCTAATAATGAGTTCTACAACAACAATGAATATGGAGCAAATTTAAGTTTAACATTTCCTCAGTTTATTCTTCCTTTGGGTGAAGCAAGAAAAACAAACATGGGTAAATTAAACCCGACGACTAAAATTTTAACAGGTTACAATTACGTATCAACTCCAGAATATCAACGGGAAAATATTAATTCATACATTTCCTATCAATGGTTTAAGAATCAGAAAAACTATTATAATTTAACCCCTCTTGAAGTATATTTAATTGACTCAGAAATCAAAGATTCGTTGTTTCAGGCCAGATTAAGGGAGCTTGAATTACAAGGAAATAGCTTGATCAGAAGTTTTGACCCATCTTTTGTCAGCGCAACCTATTTTACTTTCACCAAAAACATTAACCAGTACGGGCAGGGAAGCGATAATAATTCTGCATATTTTAGATTATTACTAGAGCATGGTGGAATAATACCGGAATTCAATAGCAGCTTAACCTTTTTTAAATATGATAAGGTCTCAGTCGATTTTCGTCGATTGATAGTCTTTGATGAACGGACTCAGTTAGCTTATAAAATCAAAGGTGGGATTGCTGTACCATATGGATCAGGTAGTGATAATCTTGCCCCCTTACCTTATGAAAAATACTTTTTCACCGGGGGAGTAATTCTATAA
- a CDS encoding amidohydrolase family protein: MRKLLFFFLLMNGLNIFAQNPFPRNDVEDDRRGRYAFKNGTVHIDPYTEIANATLLIEDGRVISVKENGTIPAGFSITDLKGNHIYPAFIDPNSTFGMPEVKDGGFSWGRKEQITSPRKGPYNPNMAIRSDIQASQLFQFDKKKADKLRKAGFSSVVSYHKDGIARGTSVLINLAGEQTNEMILKANAAAHYSFDKGSSKQDYPASLMGAMALLRQTFLDAKWYNETDPYFDLTLEGLNNSLDLPQIFEVEDKLSVLRADKVGDEFGIQFIINGVGDEYQMVKEIKESGASLIIPVNFPKAFDVSDPYAAMDIGLAQMKHWEMAPANASLLHQNEIRFAFTASGLKNTTDFIKNVRKAVEYGLPSDQALAAMTTIPAEMIGVNDVGNLKPGSYANFIITDKELFEDEATIIENWTGGDKLIVRDLPEVDLTGYFTLKVGDEEFQLVGKGSPAKVSHEIKVNDSTTVKTKSSWKNDHLSLSFDHNGFIYLLSGWKSEDGFKGRGQIDSEWVTWSAKRDSTYQKKEKKEEEKDTSIGNMIYPFVAYGKEKLADQKTYLIKNATVWTMEDEGIIENTDILVEGGKIVSIGENINSSNAIEIDGTGKYVTPGIIDEHSHIALDGVNDVAVNSSMVKMKDVVDNSDINIYRQLAGGVTAAQLLHGSANPIGGQSAIIKMRWGMSPEEMLIEDADEFIKFALGENVKRSRSSNSIRFPQTRMGVEQALVDAFNNALDYERKWKSYNELSKREKEKTNAPRRDLALEAILEIINEERFITCHSYVQSEINMLMHVAERFGFRVNTFTHILEGYKVADKMAEHGVGGSTFADWWAYKWEVRYAIPYNASLMAEAGVTTAINSDDAEMGRRLNQEAAKSIKYGDMDPYEALKMVTINPAKLLHLDDRMGSIKEGKDADLVIWTEEPTSVYARVEKTFVDGRVMFDTEENEKMQEEIAEERNRLIKKMLKVKENGGDTQEPSRKGQKNFHCDDFYYQF, from the coding sequence ATGAGGAAACTTTTATTTTTCTTCTTGTTGATGAATGGGCTGAACATTTTTGCTCAAAACCCTTTTCCAAGAAATGATGTTGAAGATGACCGCAGAGGTCGTTATGCTTTTAAAAATGGTACTGTTCATATTGATCCTTATACTGAAATTGCTAATGCTACTTTGCTGATCGAAGATGGAAGAGTGATCTCAGTAAAAGAGAATGGAACTATTCCTGCTGGATTTAGTATTACTGATCTTAAAGGTAATCATATTTATCCTGCCTTTATTGATCCTAATTCAACCTTTGGTATGCCTGAGGTAAAAGACGGAGGATTTAGCTGGGGTAGAAAAGAGCAGATAACTTCTCCCCGCAAAGGTCCATACAATCCAAATATGGCAATCAGGTCAGATATTCAGGCTTCTCAACTTTTTCAATTTGATAAAAAGAAGGCTGATAAATTAAGGAAAGCCGGATTTTCCAGTGTAGTGAGTTATCATAAAGATGGAATAGCACGAGGAACTTCTGTTTTAATCAACCTGGCTGGAGAACAAACCAATGAAATGATTTTAAAAGCTAATGCGGCTGCCCATTACAGTTTTGATAAAGGATCAAGCAAACAGGATTATCCTGCTTCACTGATGGGAGCTATGGCTTTGCTGCGTCAAACCTTTCTTGATGCTAAATGGTATAATGAAACGGATCCATATTTTGATCTTACTCTTGAAGGACTTAATAATTCTTTAGATCTTCCTCAGATTTTTGAGGTTGAGGATAAGCTATCAGTTCTAAGAGCCGATAAAGTAGGAGATGAATTTGGTATTCAGTTTATCATAAATGGTGTAGGTGACGAATATCAAATGGTAAAGGAAATAAAAGAATCCGGAGCCTCTCTGATTATCCCGGTTAATTTTCCTAAAGCCTTTGATGTTAGCGATCCATATGCTGCTATGGATATCGGTCTTGCTCAAATGAAACATTGGGAAATGGCTCCTGCAAATGCGTCATTATTACATCAAAATGAGATAAGATTTGCATTTACAGCAAGTGGTTTGAAGAATACTACAGATTTTATAAAAAATGTGCGTAAAGCTGTAGAATATGGTTTGCCGTCTGATCAAGCTCTGGCAGCCATGACTACAATTCCTGCAGAAATGATTGGAGTTAATGATGTAGGGAATTTAAAACCCGGATCATATGCGAATTTCATAATCACTGATAAAGAATTATTTGAAGATGAAGCTACTATAATTGAAAACTGGACAGGTGGAGATAAACTAATTGTTCGAGATCTGCCTGAAGTGGATTTAACTGGGTATTTCACACTCAAAGTAGGAGATGAAGAATTTCAATTAGTAGGAAAAGGAAGCCCGGCAAAGGTTAGTCATGAGATCAAAGTAAATGATTCTACCACTGTTAAGACCAAAAGTAGCTGGAAGAATGATCATCTGTCTCTTTCTTTCGATCATAACGGCTTTATATATTTATTGTCAGGATGGAAGTCTGAAGATGGTTTTAAAGGCAGAGGCCAAATTGATTCTGAATGGGTAACCTGGTCTGCAAAACGCGATAGTACATATCAAAAGAAAGAAAAGAAAGAGGAAGAGAAGGATACAAGTATTGGTAATATGATTTATCCTTTTGTTGCTTATGGTAAGGAGAAGTTGGCTGATCAAAAAACATATCTCATTAAAAATGCTACTGTCTGGACAATGGAAGATGAGGGAATCATCGAAAATACAGACATTTTGGTAGAAGGCGGAAAAATTGTTTCCATTGGTGAAAATATAAATTCAAGTAATGCGATTGAAATTGATGGTACAGGAAAGTATGTTACTCCGGGAATTATAGATGAGCATTCGCATATTGCCCTTGATGGCGTCAATGATGTAGCTGTAAACAGTTCGATGGTCAAAATGAAAGATGTTGTCGATAACTCGGATATAAATATTTATCGTCAATTGGCAGGAGGTGTAACTGCAGCACAATTACTACACGGTTCAGCTAACCCAATAGGAGGGCAGTCTGCAATAATTAAAATGAGATGGGGAATGTCTCCGGAGGAAATGCTGATAGAAGATGCAGATGAATTTATAAAGTTTGCCCTAGGTGAAAATGTAAAGAGAAGTCGTAGTAGTAATAGTATTCGATTCCCTCAGACTCGTATGGGAGTTGAACAAGCTTTAGTGGATGCTTTTAACAATGCTCTTGATTATGAAAGAAAGTGGAAATCATATAATGAGCTAAGTAAAAGAGAAAAAGAAAAAACGAATGCCCCACGAAGAGACCTTGCTCTGGAAGCAATTCTTGAAATTATAAACGAAGAAAGGTTTATTACTTGTCACTCCTATGTCCAATCTGAAATAAATATGTTAATGCATGTTGCTGAAAGATTTGGATTTAGAGTAAATACATTTACTCATATACTTGAGGGTTATAAGGTTGCTGATAAAATGGCGGAGCACGGTGTGGGAGGTTCTACATTTGCTGATTGGTGGGCTTATAAATGGGAGGTTCGATATGCAATACCTTATAATGCTTCTTTGATGGCCGAAGCGGGTGTTACTACAGCAATTAATTCAGATGATGCTGAAATGGGGCGCCGATTAAACCAGGAGGCAGCCAAATCGATAAAATATGGAGATATGGATCCATATGAAGCTTTAAAAATGGTAACAATCAACCCGGCTAAGTTATTACACCTTGATGATCGAATGGGGTCGATAAAGGAAGGTAAAGATGCTGATCTTGTTATATGGACTGAAGAGCCAACTTCTGTATATGCACGTGTTGAAAAGACCTTTGTTGATGGAAGAGTAATGTTTGATACAGAGGAGAATGAAAAAATGCAGGAGGAAATAGCTGAAGAGCGAAACAGGCTTATAAAGAAGATGTTAAAGGTGAAAGAAAATGGAGGCGATACTCAGGAACCTTCCAGAAAAGGCCAGAAAAACTTCCACTGTGATGATTTCTACTACCAATTTTAA
- a CDS encoding BamA/TamA family outer membrane protein: MFFVGDTDSLAYDDRFEQPGEILLEASIEFRQNLAGFIDIAFFIDAGNVWRLKDVNLNPEGSANTENGKFEFENFYKEIAVGSGAGLRLDFSYIVVRFDVGVKIHDPGRAEGRRFIWDEGFTKYPYNTRAANPFVLNIGVGYPF; this comes from the coding sequence TTGTTTTTTGTAGGAGATACTGATTCTTTAGCATATGATGATAGATTTGAACAACCAGGCGAGATTTTATTAGAAGCAAGTATTGAATTCAGACAAAACCTGGCAGGTTTTATAGACATCGCATTTTTTATCGATGCAGGAAATGTCTGGAGATTGAAGGATGTCAATCTTAACCCCGAAGGAAGCGCTAATACTGAAAATGGGAAATTCGAATTTGAAAATTTCTATAAAGAAATAGCTGTTGGTAGCGGAGCCGGTCTCAGATTAGACTTTTCCTATATTGTTGTTCGATTTGATGTCGGTGTCAAGATCCACGATCCGGGCAGAGCTGAGGGGAGAAGATTCATATGGGACGAAGGATTCACTAAATATCCATACAACACCAGAGCGGCAAATCCATTTGTCCTCAATATTGGTGTTGGATATCCTTTCTAA
- a CDS encoding ATP-binding protein — MNDGTLIFGSILGLFKIEGHKPKFITDNKNILKQTVFQIIKGKRGDLWFTTNNGLLRVNEKELINFIHGNTSSLPSAKMYSRSDGMLSNEIASLSIGFADENGGTWVSTSRGISIIYPSEIKQNLSPPAIHIENIILDGESVDENKNIKISPGKHRLEVQFTGISLSQPDKVSYEYMLDGYDETWIKRGNNRSAFYNDIPEGEYTFMVRAINGDGVQSKNAASFSIEKAEYFYKKLWFIILLAGIIILLFLFIQRSRVNALKKRNKMLEEMVAQRTSDINNQKEQIRKHRDELLQLNSVKDRLFSIISHDLRGPLNSFGSVLRLLASGNLSADELKMLAGNLSRDVVKIQSFLENLLQWAKSQMSGIKPKPESVNLRLMVDSCAQLIDMDLKFKNITFVNNVDEKITVRYDNNMLKTVVRNLVSNAVKFTNENGEIIVTAKVRSGVLWLCVKDDGVGMNKETVNNLFSKDDVLSKPGTFQEAGTGLGLNLCKDFVEAQDGEIEVSSEEKKGTQICFSIPDFSI; from the coding sequence TTGAATGATGGAACTTTAATATTTGGTTCTATTCTGGGACTTTTTAAAATAGAAGGCCATAAACCAAAGTTTATTACTGACAATAAAAACATCCTAAAACAAACTGTCTTTCAGATCATAAAAGGTAAGAGGGGAGACCTATGGTTTACTACTAATAACGGTTTATTACGAGTCAATGAAAAAGAGTTAATAAACTTTATTCATGGGAATACATCCTCTTTGCCATCTGCAAAGATGTATTCTCGAAGTGATGGTATGTTATCTAATGAAATTGCCTCTTTATCTATTGGATTTGCGGATGAAAATGGTGGTACCTGGGTATCTACTTCCCGGGGTATATCCATAATCTATCCTTCAGAGATAAAACAAAATCTATCACCGCCTGCTATACACATTGAAAATATAATTCTTGATGGTGAAAGTGTAGATGAAAATAAAAATATAAAGATCAGTCCCGGGAAACACAGGCTTGAGGTACAATTTACAGGAATTAGTCTCAGTCAACCTGATAAAGTTTCATACGAATATATGTTGGATGGGTATGATGAGACATGGATTAAAAGAGGGAATAACCGATCTGCTTTTTATAATGACATTCCGGAAGGAGAATATACTTTTATGGTGAGAGCCATAAATGGTGATGGCGTCCAAAGTAAAAATGCTGCATCCTTTTCCATAGAAAAGGCAGAGTATTTTTATAAAAAACTCTGGTTTATTATTCTCCTGGCGGGAATTATCATTTTGCTTTTCTTATTTATTCAACGTAGCAGGGTAAATGCTCTTAAGAAGCGAAATAAAATGCTGGAAGAAATGGTCGCTCAGAGAACTTCCGACATAAATAACCAAAAAGAACAAATTCGGAAACATAGAGATGAATTATTACAGTTAAATTCGGTGAAAGACCGTCTGTTTTCTATAATTAGCCATGATCTCAGAGGTCCATTAAATTCATTTGGATCTGTGTTAAGACTATTAGCAAGTGGTAATCTAAGCGCTGATGAATTGAAAATGCTAGCGGGTAATCTAAGCAGGGACGTAGTAAAGATTCAATCATTTTTAGAGAACCTACTACAATGGGCAAAAAGTCAAATGAGTGGGATTAAACCAAAACCGGAATCAGTGAATTTGAGATTAATGGTAGATAGTTGTGCTCAGCTTATTGATATGGATCTTAAATTTAAGAATATTACTTTTGTCAATAATGTAGATGAAAAAATCACTGTTCGTTATGATAATAATATGTTAAAAACAGTGGTTAGGAATCTGGTAAGCAACGCAGTCAAATTCACCAATGAAAATGGTGAAATTATTGTTACTGCTAAAGTTAGGAGTGGAGTACTTTGGCTTTGTGTGAAAGACGATGGTGTAGGTATGAACAAAGAAACAGTTAATAATCTATTCAGTAAAGATGACGTTTTATCTAAGCCAGGCACTTTTCAGGAAGCTGGAACAGGTCTTGGATTAAATTTATGTAAAGATTTTGTGGAGGCACAGGATGGTGAAATAGAAGTTTCATCAGAAGAGAAAAAAGGTACTCAGATATGTTTTAGTATTCCTGATTTTTCTATTTAG
- a CDS encoding amidohydrolase family protein: MRFLIYIVIIFIAGLSSVFAQVPAPGETQTQPILVTNVTIHTGTGEVITDGALVFNEGEIISVGKTTEVETPEGATEVNGQGQHIYPGFILPNSKVGLIEVSSVSATVDASEPTSISPNIRSIVAYNTDSEIIPTLRFNGILLAQVTPSGGLIPGQSSIVQLDAWNWEDAVVSMDEGIHINWPRAKLPPRWWRNETEWRDNDNYDESISKIKQLFIDAAAYSQTDPTDENLKLEAMKGIFEGSKTLYVHANRAKEIVSSLSFAFENGAKKVVLVGGADSRYVLDFIKDNEISIILADVHRLPMRAEEGVYDPYKLAGYLTNEGVKVALAYNNVANSRNLGFYAGTTAAYGLDKEEALKLITANPAEILGLDNYGTIEEGKSATFFISSGDAMDMSGNKISQAFINGREVPLEALQQRLYKKYKKKYDLK, from the coding sequence ATGAGATTCTTAATATATATCGTAATAATTTTTATAGCAGGCTTGAGTAGTGTTTTTGCTCAGGTTCCGGCTCCCGGTGAAACTCAGACCCAACCAATATTAGTCACCAATGTGACTATTCATACAGGTACAGGAGAGGTTATTACCGATGGTGCACTAGTTTTTAATGAAGGAGAAATTATTTCAGTTGGTAAGACAACCGAGGTTGAGACTCCGGAAGGAGCGACTGAGGTTAATGGACAGGGCCAACACATTTATCCTGGTTTTATCTTACCAAACTCAAAAGTCGGGTTAATAGAGGTATCATCTGTTAGTGCCACTGTCGATGCCTCAGAGCCTACTTCAATTTCTCCGAATATCAGAAGTATTGTTGCTTACAACACAGATAGTGAAATTATTCCTACTTTGAGATTCAATGGTATATTATTAGCTCAGGTTACTCCATCAGGAGGATTAATACCGGGGCAATCATCAATAGTACAATTAGATGCCTGGAACTGGGAAGATGCAGTTGTTAGTATGGATGAAGGAATTCATATTAATTGGCCGAGGGCTAAACTGCCACCACGATGGTGGAGAAATGAAACAGAGTGGAGGGATAATGATAATTATGATGAAAGCATAAGTAAAATAAAGCAATTGTTTATTGATGCCGCTGCTTATTCCCAAACTGATCCCACTGATGAGAATCTAAAGCTTGAAGCAATGAAAGGCATATTTGAGGGGTCAAAAACTCTCTATGTGCATGCTAACAGAGCGAAGGAAATTGTATCTTCTCTTTCTTTTGCCTTTGAAAATGGTGCTAAAAAAGTAGTATTGGTAGGAGGTGCAGACTCAAGATATGTATTGGATTTCATCAAAGACAATGAAATATCTATAATACTGGCAGATGTTCACAGACTTCCGATGAGAGCTGAAGAAGGAGTATATGATCCGTATAAGTTGGCCGGATATCTGACCAATGAAGGAGTAAAAGTTGCATTAGCCTATAATAATGTTGCCAATAGTCGAAACCTTGGATTTTATGCAGGAACAACAGCAGCTTATGGCCTGGATAAGGAAGAAGCACTTAAGCTGATTACAGCAAACCCTGCAGAGATTCTTGGGCTGGATAATTATGGAACCATAGAGGAGGGTAAGTCAGCGACCTTTTTTATTTCATCAGGTGATGCAATGGATATGTCCGGAAATAAAATATCTCAAGCTTTTATAAATGGTAGAGAAGTGCCCCTTGAAGCTTTACAGCAGAGATTATATAAAAAGTACAAGAAAAAGTATGACTTAAAATAA